The genome window GATTCTTATCTAGGAAACTCCGCGTTATGTGGTTCACCTTTGACGAAGAAATGTGCAAACACAGCATCACCTCCACAAGAAGTCGGAAatggtgatgaagatgatgctGGTGATGAATGGACATGGGAAGCAATTGTGATGGGATATGGATGTGGACTGATATGTGGATTGTCATCTGCGTACATTGTTCTCAAACTAGGAAAGCCTTGGTGGTTTGTGAGATATGTCGAAGTACTGCAACAGAAGTTGATGAAAAGATGCTTGAAGAATGGTACTGGTCGATCAAGACGAACTTGAAAGTTGTTGTCCTTGTGGACATTTCTGAACCAGTAGTGTACTAGCTGCATAAGTATTTGGTATTATGTAATAATCCGGTTTGGTCGGGACTCATAATGATTTCTCTTGCTTCAGGGGTATTAATATCATCCTTGCTATCTTGAACAATGATAatgcaaattaaaaagaatgaaaaaacaaaaatattgcaTCAAACACCTGTTGTACCAAGATCCATTAATTTGCTTTCATCTCTTACGCAACAATTTAACAGCACTTCCACACTGTTTGAAAGATTATCATAAATTCGAGTTTTCCTCTCCAGCACCAAATCCAAATTAATATACAATGCCACACATTCCAGTCTCAGCTTCAGCTCCCAGGGTAGCATTCATTTAGCCAAGCACGACAGTGGCCGCTTACGTGCCTAACAATAACAGTTGGGGATTTGAGTGAACTTGCCTTGGTCCTGCCTTCAAATGTCTGACAATAACAGTTGGATATGTCGACAAAAAAATTGTTCCTCACAGAGGAGCTAATAGCAATTGACTTCGAATAAATCCGACAGTTCTTTTCATCCAGTTATTATTTCAGCAATATGTCTAGCAAATATGTAGTGCACTGGACACCATACTACCAACACAAGTAGTAAAAGGAGAGACCATTGTTTCGAATGCTCGGAAATTTGAACAGGGTTTTTTCCACCTGCCccctgactttttacacaaacaggtcaagaaaaacagaagccgGCTTCTGGAAAAATGAAGCACTACTTTATGAGTGACCATTGTTTTGAATGCTCGGAGATGTGAAGTGGATTTTTTCAGCCTGCCCCCAGACTTCTTTTTGTAAAACTAGATTTCTTTAGCTCCGGTGTCTTAGTATTGGAGATTATGAGTGACTGTAGAAAAGACTTTAATATGAGTGTGAGATATACCCCGGTGGAAACAGGACCTTGATCCAAAGGGTCACGGGTTCAAACCTCACCTGATCGGGTTCCACTCCACGCTCGGTCCACATCTATGCTGGattcatattaaaatgataatgGAACACGGGCGTCCATGGTTGGGGATATCATATTAAAAAGATTAGCTGGGCACAGATGAATATTTATATGGATTTTAAAAACAAACTATGActtaatataagaaaaatcattattttttatttttccgaCTAAACATTTGTTAGCCTTCTCTGGTGCCCATCCAAATCATTCAGCGGGTTCTACTTTCAGCTCATCACAAGAACATCATTCTGCAGGTACTTTCTTATATTGTTTGCCAGCGGTGACCGAGCCAGAAACTTTTTCGAGGAGGGGCCGGAatagaaatattatttaaatttgaaaatattatatatcatattgaAAATAGTATTAGTAACAAAAATCCATTTATTTTAGGTTTCTATGAGAAAACTCAGTCGTttcattaagaaaatttaattacttaattacCAAACGGTTGAGGATGAAGATTTGAAAGAACGAGTTGCAACGGGGAGACTCATAGACGCGacagaaaaaaatagaaaaagataTTGTTCAACAACCGAgtctatattattaaaatttatgataaatgagataattttattttataaactaactaaatacatataatatagtATTATATGTAATGCTACGTAAAATTGGATACAAGATTTTGCACAAAATGATATGATAACTAaagtgaaatattttaattggtgctattaatgtatatatacatttattacaattaaaacttaacacatattattaattttgtgaataaaatatttttcttaataatatataagtaaaaaaaataaaaatctaggAGGGGCTCAGGCCCCCTCTGGACCCCTCTAGCTCCGTCTGTATACACCTATCATATTATTGACAGGTGGCTCTCTCATATTGCTCACAGGCGAACTCCTGCATATACTTTGTGAACCAATCATGACAAAAATATCATCATCCAATCAATTCGATTAATTATTCTTTAAATCAGTACAAATATTGTTAAATATATGGATGATTATCGTGTTTCCGCGAACCAATCATGAAATGAAATTACCTCTGTATAAATCCATCGGAAATAAGACAAttaatggggccgtttgggcaagcttaaaagaagtgacttcttgcttaaactagagaagtggagcagaagtgagaagtaaataagttattaaagtgtttggaaaagaagcagaagctgtgagacaaaagctagcattctcagctttttaaaagtgacttctttacacaaacgggtaaaaaaagcagaagccagaagcagcttctgcttccgtTAAACAAACAGGCCCAatatctcaatcgaatacaccccgtgAGTTGTCAAACTCCTCGAAACGTATTAATCACTTTAGAAATTTGTTCCACTGGCGCCATTCAGTTCCAGAGTTGGTGGTAGGGGCCGTGCTTCTTGTGTTTCTTCTTTTCATTATTGACATTGTCATCTAGGTCCTTGCTTCTGGGCTTTGGAGAAGTAAACAATGGATCTATTAGTCTTCCATATCGCTGATACGCGCTAACGCGCATTATAGTGGATTGATCTTTATTAGTGATTTCTGTGGAGATGCATAATCATTATAAGctccaatataaaataaacctaATTTAAAGTTAGTATGGGCATTTGTGTTGATAATTTACGCAATGTTAACAGGGATTGCTCCCAAGTCTTGGACGGATTCTTTCCAAGTCTTCTGAGGACCTATTTGCACACTAATTTGTCGCCAACTAAAAATTCAACGATATTGCTAGCTCCCTCTACTAATTTTTTGCGGGACGTTTTTTACTTTTAACACATATCTTTAGATAGAATTAgtattgtaaaaagcgggaatcagacttaatcggtgaagtcacagAACAACGattaatcgatgattaattggaTTGATTGGGTATCAATCGGATGATTAATGAAATAATCGGATATTTAATCCGTTCGACGAGTtacggaacagggattaatcgtgattaatcaccgacttttagaacagaggataggataataaaattattatttttgattattttttttgtgaataaaaattttgattatatatttttattaaaaaagaatttaaaataatatttttaactaaccGGTCCAAACAGCTAAAAGTGTGTGCccaagcgtcatataaaaacgGAGGGAGCGAGCATGTGCTGACTAACGGTTCAACTAACAGTTTACAAGTACTCCATCTGTCCCATTTAGTCCTATTTAATTATATACGTTTTTTTTTAACTGTttgacacgcacttcaatgctcttctaaaatatggttctataacttatttttaaaattttctttttctgaataaaaatataacattcaaacttttattcagaaaaaaatatcgtaaaaataagttatagaattatattttataagagcattaaagtccATGTCGCGTCCCCGTCTTCTGATGTATAAATTTGCGCAATGTTAACGGGGATTGCTCATTTGCTCTCAAGTCTTGGACGGACCAAGTCTTCTAGGACCCATCTGCACACTAATTTGTCTGCCAACTAAAAAATCAACGATATTGCTGCCTCTGCTATTTTTTACCAGGACGTTTTTTACTTTTAACACATGTTTAGATaggataataaatattattattattgattaatttttttgtgaataaaaattttgaatatatatttttatcaaaaaaagaaaattttaaaaataatatttttaagggAAATTATTAATGGTACTATTGTGCTACTGGCTTTTCTAAATGGTACTATTTTGGTGTTTTCGACTTACATGCATTATCACTTCCATTAACGATACTACCATTCCGTCCCTCAAAACGTTAAAACCATTAGTTGAccgtatttattttgtattttccttgtaaaaaaaacaaaagaatacaactaatatttgtattttttgtttgtgttcAAATCGTCGAGATATGGAAGAGGTTATCAGAATTTTAGAATTGATTCGATGTCCTTCAGAAAGTCAGGGGGAAACGGAATGAGATACGAGTTTTGAACAAGAATCCAGTTTAGTTGTTGTTTATCTTGAAAAACAGATTTGGAAGTCATATATTTTCAGCCTTTGGCTTCATGTATTTCTGTCTCATCATTCCCAGATACTTGCTGAGGTTTATAGTCACTGTTTATTAAATGTTGTCGTACATTTTCCTGTATTATGCACCCATGTGGCGCCTGTGTTTTGCATGTCATGCACAATTTGCTCAACTACATACAGGTCACAGGATGAGTGCATGTGCCAAAGGGATTAGTGCATTGATCTGTGTAGTGTGAGGACACTGTGATACAAGGCACAATTTCTCAGATTTCTTCTGTCAACACCACTCCCATCCATAGCTCCCACCTTTTCTCTCTCAATCTCAtgtttctctctttctctcgcaGCTCCGCCGCCACCACTACATCAGTCTTCAAGAACTCAAGAAAAAATATGGATAtcagttatattttttgtgttttttaaagaagtatatgaaataaatatagTCAACTAATGTTTTTAACGTTTTGATGGACCGAATGGTAGTATCATTAACGGATCATAAACTGAGTGGTACCACTTGTAAGTAAaaaccagtgttgtaaaaagcgggaatcggatttaatcggtgaagtcacggaacaaagattaatcggagattaatcggactaatcggtgattaatcggatatttaatcagttcggcgagctacggaacagggattaatcggtcgtgattaatcaccgacttttagaacagaggtaAAAACACGAAATGGTATTATTCATAAAAGCCAATACCACGATGGTACCATTAATAATTTCCCTATTTTTAATTACCGAGTCCAAATATTTAAACGTGTGTGCCCAAAATTAAAGCCGCATATAAAAAAACGGAGGGAGCATGTACTAACCGTTTCCATAACAGTTTACAAGTATAAGTTATACTCcctctcaatttttttatttttttatatgacgttttgatcttgggcacacattattaagtgttttgaccggatagttaaaaatattattatttaaattttcttttctgaataaaaatatataaccaaaaattttattcacaaaaattttTAGTGATTTTTTCGTGAATACCTAAGGccaatttttcaaatattttgtaaaaataccaattttttgaaaatatttgcaaagatAATGTATTCAACCACATGCAACCATACTTATAACCAGATGTAACCATAATTGCAACCTCTGCGGGACCAATTAACTGAATTTGTATTTGGTTGCACTAGTTAGTATTTTCTTAAagttagtatttttgtaaatatttttaaaaaaaagtaaaatcgcaaaaaaaaaaatcgaaaaaatggtttgataaatttctaaatatttaatcacagaACAATAACTTTTACAATCCGATCAACTCAtttaaaaatgtgtgtcaaaagtaaaaatgtcatatatatatatcatataaatgtcatataaatttaaaacaaagggatatatattttttaataaaatatactccctctatcccaaaTAAGTGTCAGTGACATTTTGCAAAAATAGCTTGGGacaatagatttttttgccactcaacttaatgtgtttttagaaattcgccacccaactaatttttttttccttttactcactaatgttaggtttggattttttttagccaccaacttaggttcggatttgattactagtattatgataattttatttatcacTAAACTTACTGCGTCTTTAGGAAttaaccactgaactataatttttttattttactcactaatgttaggttcattttttttgtcactgaagttaggttcggatttgattattagcattatattaattatgtgtaacattattaaaatatagtggtctataatattttgatgatttggtaTATGtctgtatctttatatatagtactttttatgtctccaATGTCGTTTAACTTGAGTGgtaagaattttacacgcattttatggcttttaaaagatgtagtttcataaataattttatttttttcttccgaataaaaattcagcgttttacacacaaaaaaataacaaaaaaaagttatgaagctatgttttataagagtcttaaaatacgtgctaagcagtagaaaaaactgtaaactaatgagagggacatgtagtaataataataaaatgatgcattatagaggacaatcatcgaaaattaagttaacctctctatttatttatcttgaaaattgtagtaaaataaagttattaaaatttatgaagataaatttgagagagatcTTGGACTGAGCTAGtcaattgaaactttaatagcgaaagatgatgcatcatatcaatcaattacactttatcttcttatcatcagggagggtgaattgtttgaagtcattgatttcatattcatgatttattgaattttagaattctaattacgatttttcctggttttaatttttcatcggctcattttatattatttttgttatatataaggatataaacatacgacacatcatcaaaatattacatactatcactatgtataaatgatgcgacaaaaattatcataatgctagtaattaAATCCGAACCTGAGTAGTggctaaaaaaaaatccaaacctaataTTAAtggtaaaaggaaaaaaaaaatagttaggtggcaagtttctaaaaacactataaattgagtggcaaaaaaaatctattttccaaacatagctTGGGGTAATAACAAAACCTTAATCAACGCAAGCACAGCAGACCGCAGGCATAAGGCTTATAAATAGAAGTGCAGTATTGTGTTGATGGTCAAGTTGAGTGGAAATATGGTACACTTTGTAAAGCCTTGTTATCCTcttctctttgttttctttctctCATTACTTCAATCCATTCTAACAACACTACCTGAATCCAGACGAGAGGGAGAAGCTCTTGTGAAATGGAAGAATAGCCTAGCCCCGTCTTCTTTTCTCGACTCTTGGTCACTCACTGATCTCGATAATCTTTGTAACTGGACTGGCATTACTTGTAACTCTGCAGGTTCAGTCTCGGAGATTAACCTTTGTGAGAAACAACTTGATGGAATGCTGTCCGAGTTTGGTTTCACTTCATTTCCAGATCTCAACTATCTCACCCTCGCAGACAACTTCTTCTCGGGTCCGATACCATCAGCCATTGAGAATCTAACACAGCTTCAATATCTTGATTTAAGCATGAATAGTCTCAATGGTCCCATTCCTTTCCAGGTTAGCCATATTCAGAGCTTGCTCATCTTAAACCTGTCACACAATGCATTGCAATCTCCAAATTGGTCCCATTGCTCTCCCATGCCTGTCTTGCGCATCCTCGACCTTAGTTTTAATAATCTTGTGTCGAAATTCCCAGAATTTATATCCAATTCTCATAGCCTGACTCACCTTAACCTTTCAGATAACAAGTTTACTGGTGATCTTGTGCGTGAATTTACCAATCTACAAAATCTTGAAACCCTCTACCTTCAAGATAATTCTTTTGAGGGGCCGTTTCCGCCTGATATAGTCCAGCTTTCCAAATTAAAACGTCTCGCCCTGTTAGGTAACAAATTTTCAGGTTCAATTCCCAATGACATAAGGTTGCTTTGTGTTCTTGAATACCTATATTTAGGCAACAATTCCTTTGAAGGACCACTTCCACCAAATATATTCAcgctttcaaaattaaaattacttgtTCTTTGGGGTAATAAGTTTTCAGGTTCTATTTCCAATGATATAGGTTTGCTTTCTGAGCTTGAAACCCTCGTTCTTGACTCTAATTATTTTGAGGGGCCACTTCCGCCAAATATATTCAAGCTCTCTAAATTAAAGGTTTTTTCCCTTGTGTACAATAACTTTTCAGGTTCTGTTTCCAATGATATAGGTTTGCTTTCTGAGCTTGAATATCTCCGTATTGGCTGCAATTCTTTCGAGGGACCGTTGCCAACAAATATATTCAAGCTTTCCAAATTAAGTAAACTTGACCTATCaaataatagtaatttttttgaaGGAAGTATTCTTATTGGATTGGGACTCTTGACTAACCTCAGCTACTTAGATCTAGATTCCAATAATCTCAGTGGCTATATTCCATCTGAGATTGGAAACCTGAAGCTACTAGTATTTCTCGATCTTAGTTCTAATCAATTGACTGGATCGCTTTCAAAGATCTTTTCTAATCTCACAAATCTTATATATCTTCATGTATATGATAATAGTCTTAGTGGAAATATTCAGAGTGACTTGTGGAAAAACTCTGTATCCTTGCGTTTCGTTGATcttgcaaataattatttgtctgGAAACATCCCTAAGGAATATAACGATCATCCAACTTTGGAATACATTAATTTAAGTTGGAACCATTTTACAGGTATATTTTCTCTATatatcttttccttttcttatATGTAACTAAGCTAGTAATCTGATTATTGCAATTTTACCTAAGTTTCAACAATCTTGACAGGTGAGCTTCCAACAACAATTTGCAATGTCACTTCCCTCTCGGTTCTTGTTTTGTCAAAGAATGGATTAAGTGGTCCACTTCCAAATTGTTTCGGAAATCTTGCTGATAGATTGCTTTCCATTAATCTTGCTAATAATCAGTTCCGAGGAACAATACCAACTACTTTCTCCAGCAGTTGTCAGCTGACATATCTAAACATGGATGATAATGAGTTTGAAGGAATGTTGCCTCAATCTTTGGCGAAATGTAAGCACTTGAAAATTCTTGATATTGGCAATAACAAAATAGGTGGTATATTTCCGTCATGGCTTTATGTACTTGGAGAGCTAGAAGTCCTTGTCTTGCGATCAAATAAACTCTATGGTACAATAAGTGGAAGGAGCATAGAAGATCCGTTCCCCAAGTTGCGGATTGTGGATCTGTCCAACAATCAATTCACCGGCCAGTTGCCAATTCAATACTTTAAGAATATGAAATCAACTGATAATTTGTATCGTTATCGGAATTCCACAGGACCATTATCTTTCTCTTATGAAGCAGCAGTCTCATTAACTGTGAAGGGAACAGAGTACGAGGTAGCAAAGAACCTTCATATTTACACAGCCATTGACCTGTCATGCAACAAATTTCAGGGAGAAATTCCAAAGGTTACTGGAGAGCTTAGATGGCTTGCATTGCTGAATTTATCTCATAATAGTCTGACAGGACCTATCCCATCCTTGCTGAAAAATATGAAAGAACTCCAATCTTTAGATTTGTCCTCAAATCAACTGACAGGGGCTATTCCACCTCAGTTAACTGCATTGACATTTCTGGAGGTCTTCAACCTCTCGGGAAACCATCTTAGTGGAGAGATTCCTCAGAAAGGACAGTTCAGCACATTTAACAATGATTCTTATCTAGGAAACTCCGCGTTATGTGGATCACCTTTGACAAAGAAATGTGCAAACACAGCATCACCTCCACAAGAAGTCGGAAatggtgatgaagatgatgctGGTGATGAATGGACATGGGAAGCAATCGTGATGGGATATGGATGTGGACTGATATGTGGATTGTCATCTGCGTACATTGTTCTCAAACTAGGAAAGCCTTGGTGGTTTGTGAGATATATCGAAGTGCTGCAACTGAAGTTGATGAAAAGATATGCTTGAAAAATGGTACTGGCCGATCAAGACGAACTTGAAAGTTGTTGTCCTTGTGGACATTTCTGAACCAGTAGTGTACTAGCTGCATAAGTATTTGGTATTATGTAATAATCCGTTTGGTCAGGACTCATAATGATTTCTCTTGCTTCAGGGGTATTAATATTAACCTTGCTagttaattcaaattaaaataaatataaaatcaaaaaatttgcaTCAAACACCTGTTATACCAACATCCATTAATTTGCTTTCATCTCTTACGTAACAATTTAACAGCGATTCCACACTGTTTTAGGCATGGAGATTACACAAAGAAGGCAAGTCCATGGACTAATATACGAACAATTCATATTGGTCTTCCATCTGTTCAACCGTCTCCCGAAGATAGGCCAAAAATGTCATCTGTGGTTCTTATCTTTGTCAGTAAAGGAGAATCTCTGATGCCTATACAACCTGGTTTTCTTACCGAAAGGAATGTAGGTGAAACCAGGGGCATAAAATGAATCGGGACTAAAATCTgctaaaatgataattatttactCATCATTCGAGATTAGTCGGGCTCGAATGAAGATTTATATGGATTTTAAGAACAAACTATGACTAAATATGAAAACTATACAACCTGGTTTTCTTACAGAAAGGAATGTAGGTGAAACCAGGGGCGTAAAATGAATCGGGACTAAAATCTgctaaaatgataattatttactCATCATTCAAGATTAGTCGGGCTCAAATGAAGATTTATATGGATTTTTAAGAACAAACTAtgactaaatatgaaaaaatcattaatttttcCGACTCAATATTTTTTAGCCTCCCCCGGCCCTGGGTGAAACCATAAGCTTCTCTGGTGCACATCCAAATCATTCAGCTGGTTCTACATTCAGCTCACCCACAGGAACATCATTCTGCAGGTACTCTCTTATCTGTACTTTCTTATATTGTATGCCAGAAAATTTAATATCGACAAACTGCACAATACACCTCGATCTCATATTATTGACAGGTGAGCTCCTCTCATAATGCTCACAGGCGAACTCCTGCATATATACTTTGTGATGTCATTGATGATCGATAggcttgaaaaaaaattatgacaaaGATTCATAAAATATCTACTTCCATCCTAATTCAGTATTCAATATTATTCATTCCGTATCATCATCCAATCAATTCTAATAGTTCTTCTTTAAATCAGTATAaatattgttaaatatattGATGATGGTTGTCTTTCCGCGAACCAATCATAAAATTACCTCTGTATAAATCCATCGGAAATAAGACAGTTAatatcccaatcgaatacacccctgtCAGTTGTCAAACTCCTCGAAACGTATTAATCACTTTAGAAAATTTGTTCCACTGGCGCTAGTCAGTCCCAGAGTTGGTGGTGGGTGCTTCTGGGCTTTCGAAAAGCACCCATTTACTCCATTGTTTAGAGAAGTAAAACCCCACCTTCCGCTCATTTGATTGATCAGCTGAATTAGGCAGAGTTTACATGGTCATGATCATAGTCTCCCATTTCCCAGATACGCGCATTATAGTGGATTTATCTTTATCAGTAATTTCTGTGGAGATGCATAATCATTATAAACtccaatataaaaatttaaagttgGTATGGGCATTTGTGTTGATAATTTGCGCAATGTTAACAGGAATTGCTCCCAAGTCTTGGACGGACTCTTTCAAAGTCTTCTGAGGACCCATCTGCACACTAATTTGTCTCCCAACTAAAAAATCAACaatatgttactccctccgtttttctTAAACGAGGTTAAAATTTTTGACACAAGATGGGTTGAcagtataataaaaatttttgtgaataaaattttttttatttagaaagataatcttgaaaataatattattaa of Daucus carota subsp. sativus chromosome 3, DH1 v3.0, whole genome shotgun sequence contains these proteins:
- the LOC135151594 gene encoding receptor-like protein Cf-9 homolog, with amino-acid sequence MVHFVKPCYPLLFVFFLSLLQSILTTLPESRREGEALVKWKNSLAPSSFLDSWSLTDLDNLCNWTGITCNSAGSVSEINLCEKQLDGMLSEFGFTSFPDLNYLTLADNFFSGPIPSAIENLTQLQYLDLSMNSLNGPIPFQVSHIQSLLILNLSHNALQSPNWSHCSPMPVLRILDLSFNNLVSKFPEFISNSHSLTHLNLSDNKFTGDLVREFTNLQNLETLYLQDNSFEGPFPPDIVQLSKLKRLALLGNKFSGSIPNDIRLLCVLEYLYLGNNSFEGPLPPNIFTLSKLKLLVLWGNKFSGSISNDIGLLSELETLVLDSNYFEGPLPPNIFKLSKLKVFSLVYNNFSGSVSNDIGLLSELEYLRIGCNSFEGPLPTNIFKLSKLSKLDLSNNSNFFEGSILIGLGLLTNLSYLDLDSNNLSGYIPSEIGNLKLLVFLDLSSNQLTGSLSKIFSNLTNLIYLHVYDNSLSGNIQSDLWKNSVSLRFVDLANNYLSGNIPKEYNDHPTLEYINLSWNHFTGELPTTICNVTSLSVLVLSKNGLSGPLPNCFGNLADRLLSINLANNQFRGTIPTTFSSSCQLTYLNMDDNEFEGMLPQSLAKCKHLKILDIGNNKIGGIFPSWLYVLGELEVLVLRSNKLYGTISGRSIEDPFPKLRIVDLSNNQFTGQLPIQYFKNMKSTDNLYRYRNSTGPLSFSYEAAVSLTVKGTEYEVAKNLHIYTAIDLSCNKFQGEIPKVTGELRWLALLNLSHNSLTGPIPSLLKNMKELQSLDLSSNQLTGAIPPQLTALTFLEVFNLSGNHLSGEIPQKGQFSTFNNDSYLGNSALCGSPLTKKCANTASPPQEVGNGDEDDAGDEWTWEAIVMGYGCGLICGLSSAYIVLKLGKPWWHGDYTKKASPWTNIRTIHIGLPSVQPSPEDRPKMSSVVLIFVSKGESLMPIQPGFLTERNVSSSHNAHRRTPAYILCDVIDDR